The Phaenicophaeus curvirostris isolate KB17595 chromosome 15, BPBGC_Pcur_1.0, whole genome shotgun sequence genome window below encodes:
- the LOC138727238 gene encoding interleukin-5-like, which translates to MRTHLYLLLLAAGISAASQASSIAELLTLLQQMSKSVTKENQNLRIETPDNIDDVNCVSTIFEGTEQLRTNPTMTKFSVFFQKFEKLKPSLTPNLAEEGKCDTERKNTTTFIAKLMTFIRQASKKSKSIAL; encoded by the exons atgaggACCCATCTCTACCTTCTTTTGCTGGCTGCAGGCATCTCTGCTGCATCCCAGGCGAGCAGCATAGCTGAGTTACTGACATTATTACAGCAAATGTCTAAGTCAGTGACAAAGGAAAACCAG aatctGAGGATTGAAACTCCAGACAATATAGAT GATGTGAATTGTGTCAGCACAATTTTTGAAGGAACAGAACAGCTGAGAACCAATCCCACTATGACgaaattcagtgtttttttccaaaaatttgAGAAGCTGAAGCCATCGCTCACACCAAACCTGGCAGAAGAG GGAAAGTGTgatacagaaagaaagaacacaACGACATTCATAGCAAAGCTGATGACATTCATTCGACAAGCatcaaaaaaaagcaagagcatAGCGTTATAA